TTTCATTAATAAAATTATATCTAATCTAAACTAAAAAACCAAACCCTAGGTCTAGTTTTTTAAATAAACTACTAATAAGTGTTATTGCTATTTATTTTCATTGTATTTTTCTATTTCTTTTAATAAAGTAGAAGAAATTTTCCTATTTTCATTATCAGATAAAAAAAGTACTGTTTCAAGATCTTTGAAAATGCTTTTATTTGCATCATGTAATTCAACTTCATAATCCAAAGTTTTAGAATCTCTAATACCCCTTATTATATATTTGATGCCTCTTTCTTTTGCAAACTCTGCAGTAAGTTTATTTTCATTAATTTCAATTTTTACATTACTTAAATTATTTGTTAATTGCTCTATTTTTTTTATTCTTCCTAAAAGATTAGGATTTAAATCTTTTGTTATATTTTTTGTTACAACAATAATAATTTCATCAAATAAATTACTAGCTTTAGTTAAAATGTTTAAATGTCCTTCATGGAATGGATTAAAACTTCCAGGATAAATAGCTATTTTCATACAAAAAACCTTTCTTAATATCTATATAATTTTATAATTAATTTAGTTATTTTTATACCTTAATGTTATTTATGTAATAAAATAACATTAATGAGGTAAAAAAATGAATATACTATTGGTTGATATTGGAAATACAACAGCGGATTTTAGAATTTGAAACAAAGAAACAAATGAAATCAAAAAAATAATAAGACCAGAAACAAAGGATGCTAGCTGAAGAAGTAGTAGTGCTTTGTTTAAACACTTTCAAGAAAACAAAATTAGAGTTGATAAAATAATTTATGTTTCTGTTGTTCCTGAATGAAACGATATTATAAGAGCTTTTGCAAATAAACTGAAAATTGATAATTTTAACTTAAGAAGTGATTTTGATATTGATAAATCTTTTTTTGAAGTAGATGATTTAAGTAAACTTGGAGCTGATTTTATATCTAATTTTTATGGAGCGATTGATTCTTATGGAATTGAAAATGGAGCGATCGTATCAATGGGAACAGCGTCCACTATTGCAGTTATTGAAAATAAAAAATTTAAGGGTACTATAATATCTCCTGGTTTAAAAAATTCTTTGGACTGTTTAATTTCTAGTGCCGTTCTTTTGCAAAACAACACTTATGAAAAGTCAAACGTGCCATATGGTAAAAATACAGTTGACGCAATTAATATAGGATCTTTTAATGCACATTATACAATGCTTAGTTCAATGGTTAAAAAATTAGGATTTGATTTTGCAATATTTACAGGTGGTAATTCAATTGATTTCAAAGAGGAAATTATATCTGATGGTTTTATTTTTGATGAAGAATTAATTTTCAAAGGTTTAATTAAATTTAATAAATAAAAGCACATAATAGATGTGCTTTTATATTTGATTTAGAAATTTAAGTGTATCTGAAAAGATTGTTTCTTTTTTAATATCAAAAAGTATTTCATGCCTTAAACTTTCATAAAGTTTAATTCTAACTTTTAATTTTGCTTTTTTAAATTTTTTAAATGTTTTTTTGACAGTTTTGCCATAACCACCAACTGGATCATTTGATCCAGAAACTAATATTATAGGTAAATCATTTCCAATTTTTTTTATGTTTTTAGATTTTTGAATATATAGAAGACCTTCAAATAAATCTTTAAAAGCTGATGTTGTAAAAACTTGTCCACACAAAGGGTCTTTAACAAATTTTGTAACATTCTTTTTATCAACAGAAAGCCATTCAGAACCAGTTGAATCTGGTTTATCAAATTTCTTGTTGAATTTTTTGTAACTCAAATTCCAAATAAAGTCATCTACATTTTTAGCCCCATACCTTCTTTGTCTTGCTATTGCAATCCTTCTTCCAAACCTAAGAGACAAATTGCTTTCTCATGCAGTTCCACTTAAAACCAATCCATTAATGGTGTTTGAGTAATCAATTGCATAGTGTCTTGCAAGAAAACTTCCCATAGAGTGACCCATCATAACAATTTTCTTATTCTTGTATGTTTCTTTCACATAATCATTGATAACTTTTAAATCTTGAACTAATATAGATCATCCATTTTCATCTGCAAAATAACCTAACTCGTCCTTTTCTAAATTAGCAGTTTTACCGTGACCTCTATGGTCATTTGCAATAACAATTCATCCATTTGTGTTTAAAAATCTAGCAAATTCATCATATCTTTTTGAGTGTTCACAACTTCCATGAACCAATTGTAAAATACCCTTTAAATTTATAACCTCATCTCAAATATAAGTGTGTAGTTCTTTTCCATCATTTGCTTTTAATTTAATTTCTTTCATTCATGCTTCTCCTTTACAATATTCTATTCTATAAATCAAAAAATAAAAACCCCTTATAAGTTAAGGGGTTTTTGAATTATTTAATAGCTTCTTTAGCAGTATTAAATACTTCTTTTAATTGATCACATGATTTGTTAAATAATTCTTGTTCTTCTGATGAAATATCTCATTTAACAATTTCTTCAATACCGTTTTTTCCAATAATACATGGAACACTTGTATAGATATCTGAGTTTCCATATTCACCATTTAAGTGAGCACCAACCATTAACATTACTTTTTCATCTGTTAAGATTGCTTTAACAATTCTTGCTAAACAAGCACCAATTCCGTAGAATGTTGCTCTTTTTTTCTCAATAATTTTGTAAGCCATGTGAGTAGCTTCATCTTTAATTTCTTCTAAATCTTTTGATGAAATTACACCTTCATCCAAGAATGATTTTACTGATTTACCATTAACAGTTCCAAGACTTCATGCAGCAACTGATGAATCTCCGTGTTCTCCCAATAAGTAAGCTTCAACTTCATGAGGCATTGCCCCTACTTTATCAGCTAATAATCTTCTTAATCTTGATGAGTCTAAAGTTGTTCCTGAAGAAATAACTTTTGAACTTTCATAACCTGTTACAGTTTTGTATACGTAAGTTAATACGTCAACTGGGTTTGATGCAATAACAGTTATTCCGTTAAATCCAGAATTTTTAATTTGTGTTGCAATATCTTTCATGATTTTTGCATTATCTGCAACCATTTCCAATCTTGTTTCACCAGGCTTTTGTGGTCTACCTGCAGTGATTACGATCATATCAGCATCTTTACAATCTGAGTAATCCCCAGCTTTGATTGTGCTAAATGGGTTTGGTAAAATTGCTTGTGCATCAGCAATATCCATTTGATTTCCTTCAGCAGCATCTTTAAATACGTCTATTAAAACGTAATCTTTTGCAATTCCTTGGTTAACAGCTGAGTAAACAAAACTTGTTCCTACAGCTCCACAACCAACTAA
This genomic interval from Spiroplasma monobiae MQ-1 contains the following:
- the coaD gene encoding pantetheine-phosphate adenylyltransferase, which produces MKIAIYPGSFNPFHEGHLNILTKASNLFDEIIIVVTKNITKDLNPNLLGRIKKIEQLTNNLSNVKIEINENKLTAEFAKERGIKYIIRGIRDSKTLDYEVELHDANKSIFKDLETVLFLSDNENRKISSTLLKEIEKYNENK
- a CDS encoding type III pantothenate kinase, coding for MNILLVDIGNTTADFRIWNKETNEIKKIIRPETKDASWRSSSALFKHFQENKIRVDKIIYVSVVPEWNDIIRAFANKLKIDNFNLRSDFDIDKSFFEVDDLSKLGADFISNFYGAIDSYGIENGAIVSMGTASTIAVIENKKFKGTIISPGLKNSLDCLISSAVLLQNNTYEKSNVPYGKNTVDAINIGSFNAHYTMLSSMVKKLGFDFAIFTGGNSIDFKEEIISDGFIFDEELIFKGLIKFNK
- a CDS encoding alpha/beta fold hydrolase, producing MKEIKLKANDGKELHTYIWDEVINLKGILQLVHGSCEHSKRYDEFARFLNTNGWIVIANDHRGHGKTANLEKDELGYFADENGWSILVQDLKVINDYVKETYKNKKIVMMGHSMGSFLARHYAIDYSNTINGLVLSGTAWESNLSLRFGRRIAIARQRRYGAKNVDDFIWNLSYKKFNKKFDKPDSTGSEWLSVDKKNVTKFVKDPLCGQVFTTSAFKDLFEGLLYIQKSKNIKKIGNDLPIILVSGSNDPVGGYGKTVKKTFKKFKKAKLKVRIKLYESLRHEILFDIKKETIFSDTLKFLNQI
- a CDS encoding L-lactate dehydrogenase; amino-acid sequence: MINDKKIVLVGCGAVGTSFVYSAVNQGIAKDYVLIDVFKDAAEGNQMDIADAQAILPNPFSTIKAGDYSDCKDADMIVITAGRPQKPGETRLEMVADNAKIMKDIATQIKNSGFNGITVIASNPVDVLTYVYKTVTGYESSKVISSGTTLDSSRLRRLLADKVGAMPHEVEAYLLGEHGDSSVAAWSLGTVNGKSVKSFLDEGVISSKDLEEIKDEATHMAYKIIEKKRATFYGIGACLARIVKAILTDEKVMLMVGAHLNGEYGNSDIYTSVPCIIGKNGIEEIVKWDISSEEQELFNKSCDQLKEVFNTAKEAIK